A window of Variovorax sp. HW608 genomic DNA:
AGCCTGGCGAGCATCTCGTGCATGTTCACGCGCAACTTCGGCCAGCTGTTCGCCGCGCGAGCAGTCGTGGGGCTCGGCGAGGCGGGCTACGGTTCGGTGGGCGGAGCCCTCATCGCCAGTCACTTTCCATCGCGCTTGCGCGGCATGTTGATGGCTGGCTTCTTTGCCTGCGCCTCGGTCGGATCAGTACTCGGCGTGATGCTGGGCGGCGTGATCGCGGCCCGGTGGGGTTGGCAGGCGGCGTTCGGCGTCGTGGGCATCCCGGGTCTGGTGCTCGCATTGCTGTACCTGACGGTTCGAGACTACCGCACGGTCGCGCTCACACCCCGGCTCGATGCGGCGACCCGTTCCACGGGGACCGCGGCGCGCGCCATCGCGCGCGGGCTGCTTCGTTCGCGGACGATGCTGTGGATCTGCATCGGCGGGTCCATGCAGCTCATCGTGGTCTCCACCGTCTGGTCGTGGCTGCCCAGCTTCCTCAATCGCGTACACGGAATGGCTGCCGACCAGGCGGGCGTCAAGGCAGCACTGGTCGTCCTGTGCGGTGCCGTGGGCAGCGTGGTCTGGGGTGCCGTGGTCGACCGTGCCGGCGCGCGGCGTCCGCGAGCCAAGCTCATGCTCATGGCGCTGCTGTGCCTGTCCTCGCTGATTGTGCTCGCGACGGCATTCGGCGAAGCCCAGCTGCAACTGGGTCTTTCGCGGCAGTCGCAGTTCGCACTCATCGCGTTCGGTGGCTTCCTGATGACTTGCACGGTCGGACCCGTCGCTGCGGTGGCGATCGATGTCATCCACCCCGGCGTGCGGGCCACCGGAGCCTCCGTGCTGGCGCTGTGCCAGAACCTGTTCGGCCTGGCTGCCGGTCCCTTCATCACCGGCGTTCTGTCGGACCACTGGGGGCTGGAGACGGCGTTGACCGCGATGCCCACATTTGCCGTGGTCGCCGCAGTGGCCTTCATGGCGGCCTCTCGCAGCTACGAGGCCGATGCGAAGCGCGCCGGCGAGCCACTCGGCGATGGCGGCCCCGTCTTCCCTCCCGCGCCTCGAAAAGCGCTTGCCTGAGCGAGCAGCGCCTTTTTCAACAAAGCATCACTTTCAAGGACCATCATGAATGCACTGATGATGCGGCAGCCGCTGCTGATTTCCACCCTGCTGACCCACGCCGAACGCCATCACGGTGAGCAGGAGATCGTTTCGCGTCGCGTCGAAGGCGACCTGCACCGGCAGACCTACCGGCAACTCGGCCAGCGCGCCCGTCGCATGGCCAACGCGCTCGCGGCCCGCGGCATGAAGTTTGGCGACCGCGTGGCCACGTTGGCCTGGAACGGCTACCGCCACATGGAGCTGTACTACGCGGTGTCCGGCTCCGGTGCCGTGCTGCACACGCTGAACCCGCGACTGCATCCGGACCAGGTCGTCTGGATCGCGGACCATGCCGAAGACCAGATCCTGTTCTTCGACCTGAGCTTCCTGCCGCTCATCGAGGCCATCGCCTCGCGTGTGAAGACCGTCAAGGCGTTCGTCGCGATGACCGATCGCGCCCACATGCCGGTTTCGGCGGCACTACCCGATCTCCTGTGCTACGAGGATCTGATCGAGGCGCACTCCGACGAGTTCGAGTGGCCCTCGTTCGACGAGAACACCGCTTCGTCGCTGTGCTACACGTCGGGAACCACCGGCAACCCCAAGGGCGCGCTCTACAGCCATCGCTCCACCGTGCTGCACACCTACGCGGCGGCGCTGCCCGATACGTTCAACTGCTCGGCACGCGACACGATCCTGCCCGTCGTCCCCATGTTCCACGTCAACGCCTGGGGGCTGCCCTACGTGGCGTGCATGGTCGGCGCCAAGCTGGTTTTCCCAGGGCCTTGGCTGGACGGGAAGTCGCTCTACGACCTGTTCGAGGGCGAAGGTGTCACGTTGTCCGCAGGGGTGCCCACGGTTTGGCAGGGCCTGTTGACACATGTCGAGACGACGGGCCAGAGGTTCAGCACGATGCGCCGCACGATCATTGGCGGCTCGGCCTGCCCGCCGGCCATGATGTCGGCATTCCAGGACCATCACGGCGTGCATGTCATGCATGCCTGGGGGATGACCGAGATGAGTCCCCTTGGCACGGTCTGCGCGCTGAAGCCGAAGCACCTGTCGCTCGATGCGACCGCACGCGCGGCCGTGCAGGCCAAGCAGGGACGGGCGATCTACGGCGTGGAAATGAAGATCGTGGGCGATGATGGCCAGGAGCTTCCCCATGACGGACGATCCGCTGGCGAGCTCATGGTCCGTGGGCCGTGGATCATTTCCAGCTACTACAAGTCCGAGGGCGGCGATCCGCTGGTCGATGGCTGGTTCCCGACCGGTGACGTGTCGACCATCGACACCGATGGGTTCATGCAGATCACGGACCGCAGCAAGGACGTCGTCAAGTCGGGCGGCGAGTGGATCGGCTCGATCGATCTGGAGAACATCGCGATGGCGCATCCCGCCGTCGCGATGG
This region includes:
- a CDS encoding MFS transporter codes for the protein MDLHTQDARPHPDKYLYGPRQAWFAFAMTIGLMVFDYIDRQVIVSMFPHMKLAWGLSDKQLGSLVSVVSITVALGALPVALIADRTSRVRSIVVMATAWSLASISCMFTRNFGQLFAARAVVGLGEAGYGSVGGALIASHFPSRLRGMLMAGFFACASVGSVLGVMLGGVIAARWGWQAAFGVVGIPGLVLALLYLTVRDYRTVALTPRLDAATRSTGTAARAIARGLLRSRTMLWICIGGSMQLIVVSTVWSWLPSFLNRVHGMAADQAGVKAALVVLCGAVGSVVWGAVVDRAGARRPRAKLMLMALLCLSSLIVLATAFGEAQLQLGLSRQSQFALIAFGGFLMTCTVGPVAAVAIDVIHPGVRATGASVLALCQNLFGLAAGPFITGVLSDHWGLETALTAMPTFAVVAAVAFMAASRSYEADAKRAGEPLGDGGPVFPPAPRKALA
- a CDS encoding 3-(methylthio)propionyl-CoA ligase, with translation MNALMMRQPLLISTLLTHAERHHGEQEIVSRRVEGDLHRQTYRQLGQRARRMANALAARGMKFGDRVATLAWNGYRHMELYYAVSGSGAVLHTLNPRLHPDQVVWIADHAEDQILFFDLSFLPLIEAIASRVKTVKAFVAMTDRAHMPVSAALPDLLCYEDLIEAHSDEFEWPSFDENTASSLCYTSGTTGNPKGALYSHRSTVLHTYAAALPDTFNCSARDTILPVVPMFHVNAWGLPYVACMVGAKLVFPGPWLDGKSLYDLFEGEGVTLSAGVPTVWQGLLTHVETTGQRFSTMRRTIIGGSACPPAMMSAFQDHHGVHVMHAWGMTEMSPLGTVCALKPKHLSLDATARAAVQAKQGRAIYGVEMKIVGDDGQELPHDGRSAGELMVRGPWIISSYYKSEGGDPLVDGWFPTGDVSTIDTDGFMQITDRSKDVVKSGGEWIGSIDLENIAMAHPAVAMAACIGVRHPKWDERPLLVVAKKPNAEVSREELIRFYDGKIAKWWTPDDVVFVDSIPLGATGKMQKNKLREQFQNHQLPTL